TGCAAAACCAGACTTGTTTTAGATGTAAAAATACAGTTCACGTAGGATTTAAAAAAGAAACAAGACAGTTGTGAATCACAGATTCGTCGTTTCGAGCAACAGACGAGAGAGCTAAAGAAACATTTAAGTGCTGCATGGGGAATGCAAGTACCAGTATTTGCCATATTCAACCGCAATAAACCATCAAATATTGGATCACTTGAGACTCCGCTGCAAAGAATGCTGTTGAGAGTTCCAAACCCAATAACATCGTTGCCAGAACAAATAAAAGAAAAAACGTCATCTACATCTCCTAAAACAACAAtgataaatgatattgatcATTGCAATAAGCAAGAATTGTCCCAAAGCATGTCATCTTCTGCTACATCGGTTGCCGATAACATTACAATCCCCTTTATCCCCAAAAGGCCAGGTAATCCAAATAGTTACATAGCAAGCGATGTGGGCCAAAGTACCAGTaccaataaaataaaattccACATGAAAACAAGCCTCAATTTGAATTTCAAAAGGCCATTAGCACAAGCTAATACACCAGTTGGCGGTCGTTTGGTTATAAAGGTGTCTGATGATGTGAAAATGACTAATGATAATCCTAAAGACGTTCCTAATTTCTTCATATCCAAACTCAATTCTTATTACACACTACAAGGTAGGTTtcatatttgttatatgatttatcatGTAACTAaagtaaattatataaccAAATAAGTTATTTTGCAATGTGACGTAGAAGCGGAGAATCTACAGGACGAAATGACGATGGAGGAGTTTCAGCACTTTTCAGACCTTTACGACAGGTACTTGAACAATATATGACCCACTTTTTAAATTGTACAGTATGTCATAACACTAGCTTAtcattagttatatatGTTTAGTTGGTAGCTGACATGCCGTGCCGTTTGCAATTGTTAAGcttaattacaaaaatatttggcCTAATTATTACAGGCgatatatatgtttgtgagtaaattaattataatagaTAGGCACAACTCACAAGTGCATTTAGTGATTTGCTACATACATCTATACGTGttaacatatatatatgcgATTTCttaaataaacaattaagtgtttatataaaataccaatgtattattttagTGAAATAAATGGTAGATTAATCTATCCAATTTATAGAATTAGGAATTAACAACTGGAAATTAAATTTCacataatattaaaaataaaagcataaaaaatatttttgcataCAGATCACACATACTAGTGTTATTAAGtgataattaaattgattttttatttaaatttcgatggatttaaataaatatatttactaatatGGAATTAAATGTCATCTACTATAAATAGACAAAAATGGCACATAAAAAATTCGATCCCTCATAAAATGGctaaatacatttattataaatatattctgATTGATGATATCTAATTGCTTGATGATTTAAGTGGTTTcatgaaaaatattatattttattataaacataATTGATTGTAGAGTGgaacaataataaatacgCATCTTCGGGCATGCAATAATAATAGTTCATCATACGTGTGAAAGTGACTGgttaattaatcaacaaCAATCttattatcataaatatttatcaacaaatgacattaactaattattattggctacataaataatactttATCTGCaataaacaaaaataaccATGTGGTACCGGTAGTGTAGTACAACTTATATCAGTATATGAGATTCCCTCAAAATTTACggattttattatatattaaattcacatataacataatattggatgaaaaaattataaccttcgcaaataaaatacatcaCATTATCAGAAAATTAGCAACAAAAGTTGTTATAGCTCAAAAGCTTTGGGTGGAATAACAGAACTAAGTCGTTTTGAATTGGCAAAATAACTATGAGTTATAGTGCTGCAGATGTGGTCCACATCGAAACTGCTCCTCAAGGTCTGATAGTTTTCTTCAGTAAGCATGCCAGCGGAAGTTAAATCCTTTGCCACGCCCAGTAGAGCCGATTTTGACTGAAGAGCGCATTTGGTTTCAAGGAGCCAGAAGGCAGTCCTAGGTGATACGAAACAGACATCCTTCCCATCAAGACGCAAAATATCGCACTTTGAATATGTTTTGCAATCTTTTTCAGTAGCCGCTAGGCTCATGCATTCGACAGATTCTGATTTTGAGCTGCTGAGTTCttccaatatttttttggaCAAATCAATCTCTTTGCCAATTCCAGAGGCACTCATTTCTGACATGTTATCAAAATCCTGAGCATTGTTGGAATTGTTCGATCTATCTTCACTGCCATTTAGCGATGAATCATCTCCAAAATCCCCATTCAATGCAGATAACGCCTTAACAATGTTAGACTCTGCAAGTGGATGCGGCTCATCCAGCAAGATAAACCTCAGCACATATACATTATCCAGTGTAGTAGGATGCATTGTAACGCTCAACTTCTCTCTAAACTCCACATCCCTCTCATTTGGAGATAATGCATTGGAAAAGTTGTAGTTTTCATCATTTGATGCGTTTCTAGAAGAGCTGTGGAGTGAGATGGGGGATTCTGTAGTGCTCGATGGATATTGAGATAACAATTGATGCCTCAGTTGCGCCAATATGGCATCTGTTACTTCAGTGCAGTCAGAAAGATCGGATAAAGTGAAATCAAATGAAAGCCACTCCCCCTTTACGTTCGGTAGGGGGTCGTTTTCAACAGGAGCCTGTTTGTCACTAGGCTGGGCCAAAATTGCACAACCAAACGGGGTGGCAACCATGAGCGGTGACCCCAATTCAACCTTAGTACTTACACTAAATAATGATGCATTGTTTTTTGAGTCATTTGTTTCAGTGATGATTTGATCACTTGCATCACTGGATTCTACGCGATTATTAAGAGTGTTGTGTTCGCTGATATCACCAATGCCACTTTCATCACTGTTATTACCCAATCCACGAGCTTCTACGTTTATACACAGCCCCAGTGCTAGACAAGACACTAGTGCGAATGATTCTCTCATTTTATACTAACGCACACTACAACTTATGGGGCAGAGTTCACGGTACATTTAACacttaatatttaaatcacACAATCTACACTACAGCCCACAAATTTCACA
The DNA window shown above is from Babesia microti strain RI chromosome III, complete genome and carries:
- a CDS encoding hypothetical protein (overlaps_old_locusTagID:BBM_III01350), with product MRESFALVSCLALGLCINVEARGLGNNSDESGIGDISEHNTLNNRVESSDASDQIITETNDSKNNASLFSVSTKVELGSPLMVATPFGCAILAQPSDKQAPVENDPLPNVKGEWLSFDFTLSDLSDCTEVTDAILAQLRHQLLSQYPSSTTESPISLHSSSRNASNDENYNFSNALSPNERDVEFREKLSVTMHPTTLDNVYVLRFILLDEPHPLAESNIVKALSALNGDFGDDSSLNGSEDRSNNSNNAQDFDNMSEMSASGIGKEIDLSKKILEELSSSKSESVECMSLAATEKDCKTYSKCDILRLDGKDVCFVSPRTAFWLLETKCALQSKSALLGVAKDLTSAGMLTEENYQTLRSSFDVDHICSTITHSYFANSKRLSSVIPPKAFEL
- a CDS encoding transcription initiation factor TFIIE alpha subunit (overlaps_old_locusTagID:BBM_III01345), with the translated sequence MNANAPYVKKGYNKQIFAALVESFSRLFLCDEEIVICDLLLHTERSLCDKDIELAIGIPDKKVREICTKMYKQRYLAKDTASGVPITEPCDTVYKPNDKVAGISVSREVINSQCFYRLSNYLVLTVYYKMKSIEELLQRQKDRLNDIDIYICPNCNSTYDGLEVQMCHLDPKDSQFLCDCKTRLVLDDLKKKQDSCESQIRRFEQQTRELKKHLSAAWGMQVPVFAIFNRNKPSNIGSLETPLQRMLLRVPNPITSLPEQIKEKTSSTSPKTTMINDIDHCNKQELSQSMSSSATSVADNITIPFIPKRPASDVGQSTSTNKIKFHMKTSLNLNFKRPLAQANTPVGGRLVIKVSDDVKMTNDNPKDVPNFFISKLNSYYTLQEAENLQDEMTMEEFQHFSDLYDRYLNNI